The Herpetosiphonaceae bacterium DNA window CTGGGTAAGATCGACCTGTGCCCGCGATCGAGCGGCGATGCCCATGTTGCCTTTGCCGTCGCGGTAGGCGTACAGCACCGCGCCCGCGCTATAGGCCAGCCGCGACGAGCCGCCGTCGTCGCTCTCCATAGCGATGCCGAAGCCCCAGGGCGTGTCGAACTCGATGCGCGCGGCAAAGGCTTGCTCGAGCCGCGTCTGTCTGGCCTCGCTGGCGTACCATGCGTCGAAGTTGGCGAACATTGCCGCCGCGACCTGCTCCGGCGCGTCGGGGTACAGGGCATTGAAGCCTTCGATCAGGTTGCAGATGTTGGGCGCTGTCCCGCCCTCGGCCAGCGCGTGATCCAGCCGCGTCACGGCCTGCGCGATCCGTTTGAGCACGATGTCATCGGGCGCCGCGACGCGCCGGACCAGCTCTGTGGCCGACAGGCTGTGATCGATGTCGTGATGGTGGTCGAAGCGGCCATGTCCGGTATCGACATGCACGATCAGGTCGTCGCTATCGACTGGTGCTCCGTCGAGGGTCTGGCCCGAAGGTACGAAGCGCAGCGCCGCATCGGCCATGCCATACCAGCGCCGCAAGATCCATATCGCGCAGAGACAGTCAATATCCGGGCTAAGGTGGCCGACGATCACAGGTGTAGTATCCACAGGTTTCTCTTTCTGCGAGGTCAACGCGAGTATAGCATAAACTTGGCCGAGAACAGCGCCGGAACCGGTCGCGGGGGATCGCATCGTGACGGCGCTCGTGCGCATGCGTGAACTTCCTGCTATCATGTGCGCGAGCGCGGCTAAGACGCGCTCGCTGATGTTCGCTTACTATCCGCAAGGACGGACGATGGAAGTGCAAACAACATCCTTAGAGGGAGTCCTGCTGCTCAAGCCCAAGGT harbors:
- a CDS encoding dTDP-4-dehydrorhamnose 3,5-epimerase family protein, producing the protein MTALVRMRELPAIMCASAAKTRSLMFAYYPQGRTMEVQTTSLEGVLLLKPKVHQDERGFFIESYSARTLESFGIQTAFVQDNHSRS